TTTCGAAGTCATCGCTGCCGGCCGCGGTGCTGCAGCTTCCGCCGAATACCAGCGGCGCGCGGAATTCACCCTCGGAAGAAAAGCCCGCGGGCACGAAGTCGTAGCCGCGCACGCCGAAGACCACTTCCTTGCCGGCGCCGGCCTCGGGCGCGTCGGGCTCGCCCACGGCAAACGCCACGCTGGTGCGGACGCCCGGGCCCTTCGCAATGACGACGTCGAAGCGCTCGTAGTAGGAGCCCTCCGGCCCCCCGGGCTCGAGGCCCGCCTCGGCGAAACGCTTTACGAGATACTTGGCCGCCTGCTCGAGCCCCTGGCTCGCAAGGCCGCGTCCTTCGAGCCGCTCGGCCGCCAGATATTCCACGTCCTTGCGAAGCTGCACCGTATCGGGCTTGGCATCGAGCTTTGCCGGAAGGCTCGCACCAAAGCGCGCGCAGGCGCCGAGAACAAGCGAGAGGAGGACAAGGGTGAGGGCCCGGCCAAGCGGCCGCGGGGAAGTCTTATTCATAACGGGCAATCGTAGGCGAGAGCGCGGTGAAGGGTAAAGAAAAACCCGGCGGAGAACCGCCGGGTTTGTGAGTTGGCCCTGAATTTCGTCCTACGCCGCCGCGATGGGCAGCTCGATGCGTACGCGGGTTCCCTCGCCCGGCTGGCTCTGGATGTCCAGTTGTCCCTGGTGGAAGCGCACGACCTCGCGCACGAGCGCCAGGCCCAGCGATCCGTCGCTCTTGCTCATGTAACCGGCGGTGCCGGGGTCGAGCAGCTCGGCCAGTTCGCGCTCGCTGTAGCCGGGGCCCTGATCGGCAAAGACCATGACGACGCGGCCGCCGTGCTCGAAGGTCGTCACGTCGATCTGACCGGCACCGATGGGAAGCGAGCGAAGGCCGCGCTCGAGAAGCTGCACGACGCAACGATAGAGCAGGGTCACATCACCGCGCACAGGGGGCAGGGCGCGTGCTTTGTGTTCCTTGATGGAAAACACGCGCGAGCCATATTCGCCAACGAGTTCCTGCTTGGCCAGACGAATCAGGTCGTTCATGTCGAGTGCGTCGCGGAAATCGGCGGGCAGGTGCACGAGCTCGCCCAGATGGCGGAGCATCTCGGCGCTGCGGCCGATAATCTGGCCCGCCAGTTCGAGGTCGGACTCTGCGTACCTGGTGTTGATGCCCGCGTGGTCGCGGATCTGCCGGATTTCCTTGGCGGCCGAGTCGACAACGGACCTGGCGTCATTGAGCGGATTGAGCAGCGATCCGGCAACGCCGGTGATCACTTCGGCCACGGCGTTTCGGCTGGCCATGTCGACGAGCTGCTGCTGCACGCGCTCG
The Chrysiogenia bacterium genome window above contains:
- a CDS encoding HAMP domain-containing histidine kinase, which gives rise to MKIVDIPKVGHETSDLFIRAVLSAGFALAALSLGARSWPVWGAIGYFALVVLQLAVRGRINLEAQSLMRYFQVAADALVITAIVQMTGASTTVAAAGYPLLVLGVSMDWGVKFGRASAICSGVFYAALLGLNFTDILPYDPYIRSASHLDFILTHNVIFQNGPRWAPFATAGAGVIGVIFASFMAGKTLVEQRERVQQQLVDMASRNAVAEVITGVAGSLLNPLNDARSVVDSAAKEIRQIRDHAGINTRYAESDLELAGQIIGRSAEMLRHLGELVHLPADFRDALDMNDLIRLAKQELVGEYGSRVFSIKEHKARALPPVRGDVTLLYRCVVQLLERGLRSLPIGAGQIDVTTFEHGGRVVMVFADQGPGYSERELAELLDPGTAGYMSKSDGSLGLALVREVVRFHQGQLDIQSQPGEGTRVRIELPIAAA